The Fragaria vesca subsp. vesca linkage group LG2, FraVesHawaii_1.0, whole genome shotgun sequence genome includes a window with the following:
- the LOC101291796 gene encoding uncharacterized protein LOC101291796: MSDDDIPPPKSSGDNPPPPKSGGDNPPPPKPNSSGSDADPFKAEPSNPYFIHHSDHPGLVLVSKLLNGDNFSGWKRSMVRALNSNNKLGFVNGSIKAPSEETDPEGYAIWSRCNDMVHSWIVNSCDPEIADSVTYYPNAHEVWEDLHEHTAHGAQADQQRLMQFLMGLNETYSAIRRQILLMNPLPTVRQAYAAISQEEKQLLSVSHTTSELDSSAAMAVRNSNRPNSNLARGGRFERSDRPQQHRPEGRSSFASQEVRRSMGRVPPPVPNPSTPPPPLPPVAPPPAEPASAPPEPAPEPVALSRSSRQTGPPVKLNDYICSNVCSDQSPSLMPGPTKEPNSYLEAVVIPEWRDRCNAIRIGSTSG, encoded by the exons ATGTCCGATGATGATATCCCTCCACCGAAATCAAGCGGTGATAATCCTCCTCCACCGAAATCAGGCGGTGATAATCCTCCTCCACCAAAACCAAACAGTTCCGGTTCAGATGCAGATCCCTTCAAGGCAGAACCTTCTAATCCTTACTTCATCCACCACTCGGATCATCCTGGCTTAGTCCTAGTCTCCAAACTCCTAAATGGGGATAATTTTTCTGGTTGGAAAAGGTCTATGGTTAGAGCCTTAAATTCCAATAACAAGCTCGGATTCGTCAACGGTTCCATCAAGGCTCCCTCAGAAGAAACTGACCCTGAAGGCTATGCGATTTGGTCGCGTTGCAATGATATGGTTCATTCCTGGATCGTCAACTCTTGTGATCCAGAAATAGCTGACAGTGTGACCTACTATCCTAATGCTCATGAAGTTTGGGAGGATCTCCATGAGC ACACAGCACATGGAGCACAAGCAGATCAACAGCGATTGATGCAATTCTTAATGGGATTAAATGAGACTTACAGTGCAATTCGCAGACAGATCCTATTGATGAATCCTCTCCCTACTGTTCGCCAAGCATATGCTGCTATATCTCAAGAAGAAAAACAACTTCTCAGCGTTTCACACACCACATCAGAACTGGATTCAAGCGCAGCCATGGCGGTAAGGAATAGCAACAGGCCCAATTCGAATTTGGCTAGGGGAGGAAGATTTGAGCGATCTGACCGCCCTCAACAACATCGTCCAGAAGGACGCTCTTCTTTTGCGTCTCAAGAAGTGCGTCGATCCATGGGCCGAG TCCCTCCACCGGTCCCGAACCCGTCCACACCACCGCCACCTCTTCCTCCGGTCGCACCACCCCCTGCCGAACCCGCCTCCGCTCCTCCCGAACCTGCACCTGAACCTGTTGCTCTCAGTCGCTCGAGTCGCCAGACCGGCCCTCCTGTTAAGCTCAATGATTACATCTGTTCCAACGTTTGCTCCGACCAATCGCCTTCTCTCATGCCAGGTCCGACCAAAG AACCCAATTCTTATTTAGAAGCTGTTGTCATTCCGGAATGGCGCGATCGATGCAATGCAATCCGAATTGGCAGCACTTCAGGCTAA